GTCCGGGCCGTTGAGTCCGCTCACATGTGCAATAACAGCGTTGTTGCCATCAGGCAAAACCTTGGCAATGCGTTCGGCAACTAACCGGATGTGGGTGTCGGGCACAGCAAGTATCGTTAGCACATAGCGTGTTTGATCGGGTTTTAGCCATTGTTCAAACTGTGCATGTGAAACAACATCCAACACAAATGGCTTTAGAGCAGTGCCAACGGCACCGGCACCAATTACGACAACGTCACTCCGAAAATCACTACTCATTGAACGGCTCTAGTTTATAACCTTCCCTGGTATCCAGCACTGTCCACCCCATGGCCGATATTGCGTCGCGGAGGACGTCGCTGGCCGCCCAGTCTTTAGCGGCTCTCGCCTTCAGCCGCTGTTCCGCCAGGTTAATAACCTCCTGGGGTATGTTCACGGGGGGGCGGCTCTGAAATGTCCAGACATTAAAAACACCATTCACAAGGCTCAGTGCCGAAAGTATGCTGAGCGCCTGTTGTGGTGCAACTCCGGTTGCGGGATGTGAGCTAATAAACTGGTGAAGTTCGGCAAGAGCCCGAGGTGTATGTATATCATCGGCTAAAGCATTCATTACACCTTTCAACGGATTAGTTTCAGCAATGCCGGCTTTCTCAGGAGGCAGTTCGGCAATACCCGCACAATCAAGCAAATCCCAGATATACTCCTGAATCCGTTTTCGGGCAGCCGAAGCCCCCTTCAGTCCTTCAACGGTGAAGTTATAGACACTTCGGTAATGTGCCCCAAGCATGGCATAGCGGACATCCAGAGGGTTATAACCTTTTTTAATGAGATCCTGGAGTGTGTAGTAGTTGCCTGCTGATTTGCTCATCTTTTTACCTTCAACTTCTAAGAATTCATTATGAATCCAAAAGTTGCTCTGCCCGGCAAATGGCTGGGGCGTTTCTCCCGTACCATAATGGGCCGCACAGCACTGTGCCAGTTCGTCCTCATGGTGCGGAAATCTCAGGTCAACTCCACCGGTATGAATATCGAACGGCAGGGTTTTAAAAATGTCTTTCGACATTGCGGAGCACTCCAGGTGCCAGCCGGGCCGACCCCGAAGGTTTGTTCCATCCGCCCAGACAAAATCCCAAGCGGGTTCCCCCGGTTTATGCGCCTTCCAGAGTACAAAGTCACTCACGGAGTCACGGTCGTACTCATCGGCATCGATGCGCACACCTTCCTTAAAATTTTCGCGGTCAATCGTGTAAAGCTGACCGTACTCATGCTCACGGCTGTAAGCGTTCACATCAAAATACACTGATCCTTCACGGACGTAGGCAAAGCCTGCCTTATAGATCTCACGAACCATTTGCTGCATAGGTTCAATGTAATCCGTTGCACGAGGCTGAGCATAAAAATCTGTAATGTCAATACCAAACTGGCTAAGTGTGGTGTGGAACTGCCTGATATAGTACGCGGTAAACACCTTTAGATTTTCCATCGGATCGGTAGCCTGCACTCCCATTTCTGAAAGCCAGGCACCGCTGCCGGTTGCGGAATCACGTATTGTTTTGTCATCAATGTCGGTAATATTCATCACCCAGAGCACCGGGTAGCCGCCAATTACGCGTATTGTTCGCTGAATTACATCTGCAGTCAGAAACGATCGAAGGTTACCCAGGTGAACCACATTGTAAACGGTAGGGCCACAGCTGTACATGCGAACCTGTTCACCGTTATTTGGGGAAAGCCCGTCCTTTGTCTTTGTCAGTGTATTATAAAAGTTCAGTCTCATCATCAATAATACTTCTAAAAGTTGAAACAACCCGAATGAAACGGAGGCATCTTGTAGGATTCAGGTAATTCAGAGTACTTACATGGAACAACGTAAACACATTGTTTGTACATTTCGCACAAACTCTATCCATGTTTTGCTGCATTTAGTAGTTTACAACTCTGAACTCATACCTGAATCGTTACAATTTTATGATACTGCGGAGGAACCGATGAGAGAAAGTTTTACCACCGAAGAAACGGGACAATGGGTTAATCGTAACCACAGCATTTCGCTGTCGGTAGAGCGGCTGGTTGAACTTTGGCCGCCATACCCTCCCAGGCCAACAACGGTTCTTACCGATGTTCAGGCCACCGCCGATACGGTTCGCAGGCTTATCGGCCAGGTACGCAATGCAGGCGGCAGCATGCGCGCCTATGGAGGCGGGCTTTCATTGTCCGCCGTGGCTACCTCGCCACACCTGATGGTTAACACACGGCACCTGACCCTGAAATACCCGATAGATTACGGGTGCATGGATAGCAAAAGCTCATACCACTACTCTAACTTATTTTATTTTCAGTGCGGTACACTGCTGCCGGAGGTGTACCGGTACCTGGAAGGCAGGGGGCGGACGCTGCCTACGTCGGGTACGTGTACAAATCAGACGTTGGGAGGTGCGGTATCAACCGGCACACATGCATCGGCGCATCATTTTGGTTCGGTTAGCGATGCTGTTGTTGCTATACACGTTATAACAGGTCCGGAGCCCGATGATGTGTTATGGCTGGAGCGTGCTACTCTTCCTGCAGTTACCCACAATTTCGCAGACCGTATTGGTGCACGCCTGGTGCGTAATGATGATTTGTTTAATACAGCACTTATCAGCTTTGGCTCGTGCGGGTTTGTTATGGGCTTCCTGGTCAACACGATTCCGTTGCATAAAATCAAGGCTGTCCGACGAACCATTTTTGTTGGCTCCGGGCTGGATCACATCCTGCAGACGCTTGATTTTGACGCGCTGCACACATTTATCCCGTCCGTCAACTCTACATCTGTTAACGACGTAACATTCGTGGTTAATCCTCATAACTCAAACGGTACGGTGCACTGCACGGTGATGGAGCGGGTGGAACTCAATACGGCAACAATCCCGGCACCTGCAAACACCGACATTCGGCCGGGCACCAACATGCTTGGTGTTGTTGGGTTGGTGGGAAATACGTCGCCCGAGCTGATCCCGCAGTCGTTACACACCCTGCTGGATAAGTCGTACAAGGATGTGGGACCATTCGTGGATACACCGGTCGCCACCTACCGGCAACCAACGGTGTTTGGCATGGCCACCAGCACTGAGGTTGGCATACCATTACAGCACACTGCCGCAGTTCTGCATCTACTGCGTACCATTGGAACTCCGCTGCTGAACTATGCGGGCATCTTTGCTATTCGTTACATCAAGCAAACACGCGCCTTCCTGGGGATGGCACAATTTCCGATAACTGCTGTGATTGAACTGCCGGGTGTGAAGTGTCAGGGTACCCACGACTTCCACAAAGCTGTTTTTCATGCATTAAAATCTGCATCAGTGCCCTTCACGTTCCACTGGGGTATGGAAATGCCCGAAGGACCAGAAGCTCTGGTACACTATGGCGCAAACAAGGAGCGTTGGATAAAGGCCCGGCGAGAGCTTCTGGGCAGCAATCGTACGCTTTTTGACAATGATGTTACCCGGGCATTGGGACTGTCTGATTAAACAACCCGCCGACCGCCAATAAAAACACTGTCAACATGGTTGATTCCGTAATGATAAACGATGTCGGTATACTCGCGAACACCGAACACAACGATATCGGCATCCTTCCCCGGTTCCAGCGATCCTTTCCTGTTGGCAATGCGCAGAGCATGTGCACCATGCAGCGTAGCTGCGGTAATTGCCTCTTCGATACTCATGTGCAGCATTATACAGGCTTGTGACAGTACATGTTGCATATTCTCACTATAGTTACTTCCTGGATTACAGTCTGTTGCCAGTGCAACCACAGCCCCACTATCAATTATCATTCGTGCCGGTGGTGGCGGTAACCGAAGCGTATATGCCGTACCCGGCAACAGTGTGGCCACAACACCCGATTCTGCAAGTGCCACAACGTTCTCAGAGCTGATACATTCAAGATGATCTGCACTGTAGGCATTGTAGCGTGCTGCCATCGCCGACGCACCAATATTGGCAATTTCATCGGCATGAACATGTATTGCCAAACCCAGATCCCGTGCTGCCCGAAGAATCTTTTCGGACTGCTCCACCGTAAAAAACCCTTTGTCGGTAAAAACATCACACGCTGTGGCATATCCCTGCCTGACGACTGCCGGAAGCATGGTTTCAATGATTTCTGCTACATAGTCATCCGGAGTGTAAGGGGCTTGGGCTTTCCTGTACTCAGGCGGAACGTCATGAGCACCCAGGAAGGTGATGTGGACTTCTGACGGAACCTGCCGGCGTACCATCTCGGCAGCTTCCAACAGTTTCAGCTCGGCCTTGGTACTGAGTCCGTACCCGCTCTTAATCTCGATTGTTGTGGTCCCGTGCCGTAACGCCGAAAGGGCAAGGTTCGTTGCCTGTGCTGCTATCTGCCCTACTGATGCTTCCCGCACTGCATTCATGGTGGTCAGGATACCACCGCCTTCAGCTGCAATGTGTGTATAGGGGACGCCGGCAAGCCTACGCGAAAATTCATGTGACCGTGTCCCCGCAAACACGAGATGGGTATGCGAGTCCACAAATCCCGGGAGCACCGTTTTACCACTACAGTCCACGTGTTCTGCACCTGCAACAACATCGGGATAGTGCTCTTTTAATTGAGCAGTTTCACCAACAGCAATGATGTGCTCATCAAAAAGTATTGCTCCGTTCTTAATTAACCCTACCGATCCCATGTCATTTCCGGTTCGTGTATGGCTGCCGCCGGCACTGCATGTTACCAGATTTGATATGTTATGAAAAAACGTTACCATTACACTCCTTCTGCGCCCTTTTGCTGTGCGTACGCCCGACGTGTGACCAGTTTTTCAACCTGACGTGCAATGATGAGGTCCGAGATATTCTCGGCAAGATCTTCCGACAAACTCTGATTAAAAACCTCGTT
This is a stretch of genomic DNA from Ignavibacteria bacterium. It encodes these proteins:
- a CDS encoding cysteine--tRNA ligase; protein product: MMRLNFYNTLTKTKDGLSPNNGEQVRMYSCGPTVYNVVHLGNLRSFLTADVIQRTIRVIGGYPVLWVMNITDIDDKTIRDSATGSGAWLSEMGVQATDPMENLKVFTAYYIRQFHTTLSQFGIDITDFYAQPRATDYIEPMQQMVREIYKAGFAYVREGSVYFDVNAYSREHEYGQLYTIDRENFKEGVRIDADEYDRDSVSDFVLWKAHKPGEPAWDFVWADGTNLRGRPGWHLECSAMSKDIFKTLPFDIHTGGVDLRFPHHEDELAQCCAAHYGTGETPQPFAGQSNFWIHNEFLEVEGKKMSKSAGNYYTLQDLIKKGYNPLDVRYAMLGAHYRSVYNFTVEGLKGASAARKRIQEYIWDLLDCAGIAELPPEKAGIAETNPLKGVMNALADDIHTPRALAELHQFISSHPATGVAPQQALSILSALSLVNGVFNVWTFQSRPPVNIPQEVINLAEQRLKARAAKDWAASDVLRDAISAMGWTVLDTREGYKLEPFNE
- a CDS encoding FAD-binding oxidoreductase, with product MRESFTTEETGQWVNRNHSISLSVERLVELWPPYPPRPTTVLTDVQATADTVRRLIGQVRNAGGSMRAYGGGLSLSAVATSPHLMVNTRHLTLKYPIDYGCMDSKSSYHYSNLFYFQCGTLLPEVYRYLEGRGRTLPTSGTCTNQTLGGAVSTGTHASAHHFGSVSDAVVAIHVITGPEPDDVLWLERATLPAVTHNFADRIGARLVRNDDLFNTALISFGSCGFVMGFLVNTIPLHKIKAVRRTIFVGSGLDHILQTLDFDALHTFIPSVNSTSVNDVTFVVNPHNSNGTVHCTVMERVELNTATIPAPANTDIRPGTNMLGVVGLVGNTSPELIPQSLHTLLDKSYKDVGPFVDTPVATYRQPTVFGMATSTEVGIPLQHTAAVLHLLRTIGTPLLNYAGIFAIRYIKQTRAFLGMAQFPITAVIELPGVKCQGTHDFHKAVFHALKSASVPFTFHWGMEMPEGPEALVHYGANKERWIKARRELLGSNRTLFDNDVTRALGLSD
- a CDS encoding imidazolonepropionase gives rise to the protein MVTFFHNISNLVTCSAGGSHTRTGNDMGSVGLIKNGAILFDEHIIAVGETAQLKEHYPDVVAGAEHVDCSGKTVLPGFVDSHTHLVFAGTRSHEFSRRLAGVPYTHIAAEGGGILTTMNAVREASVGQIAAQATNLALSALRHGTTTIEIKSGYGLSTKAELKLLEAAEMVRRQVPSEVHITFLGAHDVPPEYRKAQAPYTPDDYVAEIIETMLPAVVRQGYATACDVFTDKGFFTVEQSEKILRAARDLGLAIHVHADEIANIGASAMAARYNAYSADHLECISSENVVALAESGVVATLLPGTAYTLRLPPPPARMIIDSGAVVALATDCNPGSNYSENMQHVLSQACIMLHMSIEEAITAATLHGAHALRIANRKGSLEPGKDADIVVFGVREYTDIVYHYGINHVDSVFIGGRRVV